GTCATCGGTGTGCTGTGGTCGCGCAGCCGTCCTGCCGACGACCCCGCCATCGCGGCGCTCCAGCAGCGGGTGGCCGACCACGCGGTCGTCCAGGACGGGCTCGAGCGCCTCCAGGACCAGCTCAGCGACCTCGCCCACGACCGCACGGCATGGCAGGCCCAGCTGCACGAGCAGGTCGCCGACATGCGCCGGTCCACCGAGACGCTGCGCCGCGAGACGACGACGCTCGCGACCGCGCTGCGCAAGCCGCAGGTGCGCGGGCAGTGGGGTGAGCTCCACCTGCGCCGCACGGTCGAGCTGGCCGGGCTGGTCGACCACTGCGACTTCGCCGAGCAGGTGCGCGTCGACGACGGCCGGCTGCGTCCCGACCTCGTCGTCACCCTCGCGGGCGGACGCACCATCGCGGTCGACGCCAAGGCGCCGCTGGCCGCCTTCCTCGATCTCACCGCCGCCGACGACCCCGACGAGCAGGACCGGGCCCTGGCCCGCCTCGGCCAGCACGTCCGCACGCACGTCGCCGACCTCGGCTCGCGACGATACTGGGAGGCGCTGGCCGGCACCCCGGAGTTCGTCGTGCTGTTCCTGCCCGGTGAGGCGATCCTCCAGGCGGCGCTGCAGGCGGTGCCCGACCTGGTCGAGCAGGCGGCGGCGCGCAACGTCGTGCTGGCCACCCCCTCCACCCTGATCGCCCTGCTGCGCACGGTCGCCCAGGGCTGGCAGCACGAGGTGCTCAACGCGCAGGCCGCGCAGGTGCAGCGACTCGGGCAGGAGCTGCACGCCCGCCTCGCCTCGATGGCC
The sequence above is drawn from the Nocardioides sp. zg-1228 genome and encodes:
- a CDS encoding DNA recombination protein RmuC is translated as MDTFPLVLTLATVLAVGLALGAVIGVLWSRSRPADDPAIAALQQRVADHAVVQDGLERLQDQLSDLAHDRTAWQAQLHEQVADMRRSTETLRRETTTLATALRKPQVRGQWGELHLRRTVELAGLVDHCDFAEQVRVDDGRLRPDLVVTLAGGRTIAVDAKAPLAAFLDLTAADDPDEQDRALARLGQHVRTHVADLGSRRYWEALAGTPEFVVLFLPGEAILQAALQAVPDLVEQAAARNVVLATPSTLIALLRTVAQGWQHEVLNAQAAQVQRLGQELHARLASMAGHLDRVGRSLNASVVAYNQAMGSLEGRVLVSARRFADLGVTTEQLDGPRQVETVPRSAAAPELTVLDDVPGATGDPTLDDLLDEQPSGPVPGSVPDAARRARGA